One part of the Enterococcus sp. DIV1094 genome encodes these proteins:
- the thiT gene encoding energy-coupled thiamine transporter ThiT, with protein sequence MNKNHRVWIEGTIVAALSLVLSMIPLQIGSSFEISLGQIPMTLFALRRGWKAGMGAAFLWGILHFPLGRVYYLSVIQVLIEYPIAFTFAGVAGIFSQRMQQSYLQGNRKKMASTIILATFVGVTARYFWHFVAGVAFWGSFALWGMNPWLFSLVMNGASGIATGIVTAIVLLGIEQTMPSLFEGERLQTRKN encoded by the coding sequence ATGAATAAGAATCATCGTGTCTGGATCGAGGGAACGATCGTCGCAGCGTTATCTTTAGTGCTTTCTATGATCCCTCTGCAAATAGGTAGTAGTTTTGAGATCTCACTAGGACAGATCCCTATGACTTTATTTGCTTTAAGAAGAGGCTGGAAGGCTGGGATGGGGGCTGCATTTCTCTGGGGAATTCTCCATTTTCCTCTAGGAAGAGTGTACTACTTGAGTGTGATCCAAGTCTTGATCGAATATCCGATCGCTTTCACGTTTGCTGGTGTGGCAGGGATTTTTTCACAAAGAATGCAACAAAGCTACCTGCAAGGGAATCGTAAGAAAATGGCCTCAACGATCATTTTAGCAACATTCGTTGGTGTGACCGCAAGATATTTCTGGCATTTTGTTGCTGGTGTGGCTTTTTGGGGAAGTTTCGCGTTATGGGGAATGAATCCATGGTTATTCTCTTTAGTCATGAATGGCGCAAGTGGGATTGCGACAGGGATTGTGACAGCAATCGTCTTATTAGGGATCGAGCAGA
- a CDS encoding ribose-phosphate diphosphokinase, whose amino-acid sequence MSKHYFDPRLKIFALNSNRPLAEKIAAAVGVELGKSSVTQFSDGEIQVNIEESIRGSHVYVIQSTSSPVNDNLMELLIMIDALKRASAKTINVVMPYYGYARQDRKARAREPITAKLVANMIQKAGATRMLTLDLHAVQIQGFFDIPVDHLMGAPLIANYFLEKGIQGDDVVVVSPDHGGVTRARKLAEFLKAPIAIIDKRRPKANVAEVMNIIGQVEGKTCVLIDDMIDTAGTITLAANALKEAGAVSVYASCTHPVLSGPALQRIEDSAIERLVVTDSIYLPEDGKIDKIDEVSVGGLMGDAIKRIHENKPVSPLFETKR is encoded by the coding sequence ATGTCCAAACATTACTTTGATCCAAGATTAAAAATATTTGCATTAAACTCAAATCGTCCATTGGCAGAAAAAATCGCTGCAGCTGTTGGGGTTGAACTAGGAAAATCATCAGTCACTCAATTCAGTGATGGTGAGATCCAAGTCAATATCGAAGAAAGTATCCGTGGCTCACACGTGTATGTTATTCAATCAACAAGTAGTCCGGTAAATGATAACCTGATGGAATTATTGATCATGATTGATGCATTGAAGCGTGCAAGTGCTAAAACTATCAACGTTGTAATGCCTTATTACGGCTACGCACGTCAAGACCGTAAAGCTCGCGCACGTGAACCAATCACTGCAAAATTAGTGGCAAATATGATCCAAAAAGCTGGAGCAACAAGAATGTTGACACTTGACTTGCACGCAGTCCAAATCCAAGGATTCTTTGATATTCCTGTCGACCATTTGATGGGCGCACCACTGATTGCGAATTACTTCTTAGAAAAAGGGATCCAAGGCGATGATGTCGTTGTGGTATCACCCGACCATGGTGGTGTTACTCGTGCGCGTAAATTGGCTGAATTCTTAAAAGCACCAATTGCGATCATCGATAAACGCCGTCCGAAAGCGAATGTGGCAGAAGTGATGAATATCATTGGTCAAGTAGAAGGCAAAACATGTGTCTTGATCGATGACATGATCGATACAGCTGGAACGATCACATTGGCAGCTAACGCGTTGAAAGAAGCTGGAGCAGTGAGCGTTTATGCATCATGTACACACCCTGTATTGTCAGGACCTGCTTTACAAAGAATCGAAGACTCTGCAATTGAACGCTTAGTCGTAACAGATTCAATCTATTTGCCAGAAGATGGTAAAATTGATAAGATTGACGAAGTAAGCGTTGGCGGCTTGATGGGTGACGCAATCAAACGCATCCATGAAAACAAACCAGTCAGTCCTTTATTTGAAACAAAAAGATAA
- the glmU gene encoding bifunctional UDP-N-acetylglucosamine diphosphorylase/glucosamine-1-phosphate N-acetyltransferase GlmU: MDARYAIILAAGKGTRMKSKLYKVLHPVSGKPMVEHIINRVSETNPDQIVTIVGHGAEKVKAQLGERSEYALQAEQLGTGHAVLQAASFLAGKEGTTLVISGDTPLLTTETLNNLFEYHQGKNASATILTALAEDPTGYGRIIRDHVGIVEKIVEQKDASPEEALVQEINTGTYCFDNKALFEALNKVGTDNAQGEYYLTDIVEILKDAGNPVAAYQTEDFDECMGVNDRIALAKASELMRQRINKKHMVNGVSFVDPATTYIDADVVIGSDTVIEAGVQLQGQTEIGEDCFIGAHSRIVDSKIGDQVVIENSVIENSVVKSKADVGPYAHLRPKAEIAEGVHIGNFVEVKNAKIGKNTKVGHLTYVGDATLGEEINVGCGVVFVNYDGKAKHHTTVGDHSFIGSNANLVAPVDVAENTCIAAGSTITNDVPEHAMAIARARQVNKEGYAKKLPYSN; the protein is encoded by the coding sequence TTGGATGCACGTTATGCAATCATATTAGCCGCGGGTAAAGGGACTCGCATGAAATCAAAACTATACAAGGTGCTGCACCCTGTTTCTGGAAAACCGATGGTCGAACATATCATCAACCGTGTAAGCGAAACAAATCCTGACCAAATCGTAACGATCGTTGGCCACGGTGCGGAGAAAGTCAAAGCTCAGTTAGGTGAACGCAGTGAATATGCGTTACAAGCGGAACAACTTGGAACGGGCCATGCGGTACTACAAGCTGCCTCATTTTTAGCAGGTAAGGAAGGCACAACGTTAGTCATCAGTGGCGACACCCCTTTATTGACAACTGAGACGTTGAATAACTTATTTGAATACCATCAAGGGAAAAATGCAAGTGCTACGATTTTGACTGCGCTAGCAGAAGACCCAACAGGATATGGAAGAATCATCCGTGACCATGTAGGGATCGTTGAAAAAATCGTTGAGCAAAAAGATGCGTCTCCAGAAGAAGCATTAGTCCAAGAAATCAATACAGGGACTTACTGTTTCGATAACAAAGCGTTATTTGAAGCATTGAACAAAGTCGGCACAGATAATGCGCAAGGCGAGTATTATTTAACAGACATCGTTGAGATCCTAAAAGATGCTGGTAATCCAGTTGCTGCCTATCAAACGGAAGATTTTGATGAATGTATGGGCGTCAACGATCGCATCGCACTAGCAAAAGCAAGCGAATTGATGCGCCAACGAATCAATAAAAAACACATGGTCAATGGCGTGAGCTTTGTTGATCCAGCCACCACGTATATCGATGCGGATGTAGTGATCGGATCAGATACGGTGATTGAAGCGGGTGTCCAACTTCAAGGACAAACGGAGATTGGCGAAGATTGCTTCATCGGGGCGCATTCTCGCATCGTTGATAGCAAGATCGGTGACCAAGTAGTGATCGAAAACTCAGTGATCGAAAACAGCGTGGTCAAAAGTAAAGCAGATGTGGGACCTTATGCTCATTTACGTCCAAAAGCTGAAATTGCTGAAGGCGTCCATATCGGTAATTTTGTCGAAGTGAAAAATGCGAAAATCGGCAAAAATACAAAAGTCGGTCATTTGACGTACGTGGGCGATGCGACATTAGGGGAAGAAATCAATGTCGGTTGTGGTGTCGTTTTTGTCAATTATGACGGAAAAGCAAAACATCATACAACAGTGGGTGACCATAGTTTTATCGGTTCAAATGCGAATCTTGTGGCGCCAGTAGATGTTGCAGAGAACACATGTATCGCTGCTGGTTCAACGATTACCAACGATGTTCCTGAGCATGCGATGGCAATTGCACGTGCTAGACAAGTCAATAAAGAAGGATACGCGAAGAAACTCCCATATTCAAATTGA
- the purR gene encoding pur operon repressor, whose protein sequence is MKVRRSERLVDMTQYLLDHPHELISLTSFAERYESAKSSISEDLGIIKKTFKERGYGTLETIPGAAGGVLFIPEISYEEAKKYIESLAERLSEQDRLLPGGYVYLSDLLGEPELLRQVGKIIASKYLGEKIDAVMTVATKGVPIAQAVSYYLNAPFVIVRRDSKITEGSTVSVNYVSGSSERIEKMELSKRSLKRGSRVLVVDDFMKGGGTVNGMKSLIEEFESELVGITVFAESKFNGHRAINDYTSLLYVKDVDTKTKNITVVPGNYFDE, encoded by the coding sequence GTGAAAGTACGTCGCAGTGAGCGTCTTGTCGATATGACACAGTATTTATTAGATCATCCGCATGAATTGATTTCATTAACAAGCTTTGCCGAACGTTATGAATCTGCGAAATCTTCCATCAGTGAAGATTTGGGAATCATCAAAAAAACATTTAAAGAACGAGGGTATGGAACACTTGAAACCATTCCTGGTGCAGCGGGAGGAGTACTATTCATCCCAGAAATTTCCTATGAGGAAGCAAAGAAATACATTGAATCACTTGCAGAACGTTTGTCTGAACAAGACCGTTTACTTCCTGGAGGCTATGTTTACTTATCTGATCTATTAGGAGAACCTGAGCTATTACGTCAAGTAGGGAAAATCATCGCCTCAAAATATTTAGGAGAAAAAATCGATGCAGTGATGACGGTTGCCACAAAAGGAGTGCCGATCGCTCAAGCAGTTTCTTATTACTTGAACGCACCGTTTGTTATCGTTCGTCGTGATTCCAAGATCACAGAAGGGTCCACAGTGAGTGTGAACTATGTCTCAGGCTCATCTGAACGTATCGAAAAAATGGAACTATCAAAAAGAAGTTTGAAACGTGGTTCTCGTGTCCTTGTCGTCGATGACTTTATGAAAGGCGGCGGAACAGTGAACGGAATGAAGAGCTTGATCGAAGAATTTGAATCTGAGCTTGTTGGGATCACTGTATTTGCGGAATCAAAATTCAATGGACATCGTGCAATCAACGATTACACCTCTTTACTGTACGTCAAAGACGTCGATACAAAAACGAAAAATATCACTGTAGTACCAGGAAATTATTTCGACGAATAA
- a CDS encoding metal ABC transporter permease: MALLSYEFMRRAFLAAIFIAGIAPMLGVFLVIRRQSLMADTLSHVSLAGVALGFFLNLNPTMTTMVVVVVAAIILEYLRSMYRTYSEISIAILMAGGLALALVLMNLSGGNSATSIQSYLFGSIVTITWEQVLFLGILFAVIGLLFFLFKRPMYVLTFDEDTAHVDGLPIRWMSMLFNIITGVAIAVMIPIAGALLISAIMVLPAAIGMRLGKSFNVVIFISIIVGFIGMLSGLTSSFYLDTPPGATITLVFILLFLLVNLSKRILLTIRRKNK, translated from the coding sequence ATGGCGTTGCTTTCATATGAATTCATGAGACGCGCATTTCTTGCGGCAATCTTTATAGCAGGGATCGCACCGATGTTAGGCGTGTTCTTAGTGATCCGTCGTCAATCATTGATGGCAGATACCTTGTCTCATGTTTCTTTAGCAGGAGTAGCCTTAGGGTTTTTCCTTAATCTCAATCCGACGATGACAACAATGGTGGTCGTCGTTGTCGCTGCTATCATTTTGGAATATCTACGTTCGATGTATCGTACGTATTCAGAAATTTCGATTGCGATCCTTATGGCAGGTGGACTGGCACTTGCGTTAGTTTTGATGAATTTGAGTGGAGGGAATTCTGCCACGAGTATTCAATCTTACTTGTTTGGCTCGATCGTCACGATCACTTGGGAGCAAGTACTATTTTTAGGTATTTTATTTGCAGTGATCGGTCTATTGTTTTTCCTATTCAAACGCCCGATGTATGTGTTGACCTTTGATGAAGACACTGCCCATGTGGATGGGCTGCCCATTCGGTGGATGTCGATGCTGTTCAATATCATCACTGGGGTAGCAATTGCTGTAATGATCCCGATAGCAGGAGCATTATTGATTTCTGCTATTATGGTGTTACCGGCAGCAATCGGGATGCGCTTAGGAAAAAGCTTCAATGTAGTGATCTTTATCAGTATCATCGTTGGTTTCATTGGGATGCTTTCTGGATTGACTAGTTCCTTTTATTTGGACACACCTCCAGGAGCGACGATTACGTTAGTATTTATTCTTTTGTTCTTACTCGTTAATTTGAGTAAACGGATCTTACTAACGATTAGAAGAAAAAATAAATAA
- a CDS encoding ATP-binding cassette domain-containing protein, with amino-acid sequence MRYIEIADLTFYYDEEPVLEGVSYHVDAGEFVILTGENGAAKSTLIKASLGLLKPSKGTIKIASKNQDGNKLSIGYIPQQVSSFNAGFPSTVLELVRSGRYPRGRWFKRLSEKDHGHVKRALESVGMWDMRHRRIGELSGGQKQRISLARIFATDPDLFVLDEPTTGMDEESRNEFYRLLRHSAHVHGKAVLMITHDHEDIKQYADRQIRLVRKEDSQWRCFHMNS; translated from the coding sequence GTGCGTTATATCGAAATAGCCGATCTCACTTTCTATTATGATGAAGAACCTGTTTTAGAAGGTGTATCCTATCATGTAGATGCCGGCGAATTTGTGATCTTGACTGGCGAAAACGGAGCGGCAAAGTCTACATTGATCAAAGCTTCTTTAGGGCTATTGAAACCCTCTAAAGGGACCATAAAGATTGCAAGTAAAAATCAGGACGGAAACAAACTGAGCATTGGCTACATCCCTCAACAAGTTTCTTCCTTCAATGCGGGGTTTCCTAGTACCGTATTAGAATTAGTACGTTCTGGCAGATATCCTAGAGGTCGTTGGTTCAAACGTTTGAGCGAAAAAGACCACGGACACGTCAAACGTGCTTTGGAATCTGTTGGCATGTGGGACATGCGTCATCGTCGGATCGGAGAACTATCTGGCGGACAAAAACAACGAATCAGCTTAGCGCGTATTTTTGCTACTGATCCGGATTTGTTTGTATTGGATGAGCCGACGACTGGGATGGATGAAGAATCACGAAATGAATTTTATCGTTTGTTGCGCCATAGCGCGCACGTTCATGGCAAAGCCGTGTTGATGATCACTCATGACCACGAAGATATCAAGCAGTATGCGGATCGACAAATCCGTTTAGTGCGAAAGGAGGATTCTCAATGGCGTTGCTTTCATATGAATTCATGA
- a CDS encoding metal ABC transporter substrate-binding protein, whose amino-acid sequence MKKYLFAASLVIGAFLFTACGQTTQESESDELNVVATFYPMYEFTKEVVGDTGNVELLIPAGTEPHDFEPSAQQSAKIADADVFVYNSSDMEFFVDSLKNTIDTDQTLMIEAAKGIERLESQEDHDEEHEESEGHHHDHAYDPHVWLDPTLAIQEVQTIAKELGEKYPDKKDTFEKNAAAYVQKLEALDQAYIEALKGAANRTFVTQHAAFAYLANRYDLEQVAISGVSPDQEPTPSRLAELKDFVEQNNVEVIYFEENASSKVAETLSKETGVKLEVLNPLESLTNDQIKAGENYVSIMEKNLEALKESIK is encoded by the coding sequence ATGAAGAAATATTTATTCGCCGCATCTTTAGTTATAGGAGCTTTCCTATTTACAGCTTGTGGACAGACTACACAAGAGTCTGAGTCAGACGAGTTGAATGTTGTTGCAACGTTTTATCCAATGTATGAATTTACGAAAGAAGTCGTTGGTGATACTGGGAATGTTGAGTTATTGATTCCCGCAGGTACGGAACCTCATGATTTTGAGCCAAGTGCGCAACAAAGTGCAAAGATTGCTGATGCAGACGTCTTTGTTTATAACAGTTCCGACATGGAATTTTTTGTTGATTCATTGAAAAATACGATCGATACTGATCAAACGTTGATGATCGAAGCAGCCAAGGGAATCGAGCGTTTAGAATCACAAGAAGACCATGACGAAGAACATGAAGAATCAGAAGGACATCACCATGATCATGCATACGATCCTCATGTTTGGTTAGATCCAACATTAGCGATCCAAGAAGTACAAACGATCGCTAAAGAGCTAGGCGAGAAATATCCAGATAAGAAAGACACATTTGAAAAAAATGCTGCGGCTTATGTCCAAAAATTAGAAGCATTGGACCAAGCCTATATAGAGGCACTAAAAGGTGCAGCGAATCGAACGTTTGTAACACAACATGCGGCATTTGCTTATTTAGCAAATCGCTATGATCTAGAACAAGTAGCGATCTCTGGTGTTTCACCGGATCAAGAGCCTACGCCTAGTCGATTGGCTGAATTAAAAGATTTTGTTGAGCAAAATAACGTTGAAGTCATCTATTTTGAAGAAAATGCGTCATCTAAAGTAGCAGAAACATTATCTAAGGAAACAGGTGTAAAACTTGAAGTACTGAATCCACTAGAGAGTTTGACGAATGATCAAATCAAAGCTGGTGAAAATTACGTATCTATCATGGAGAAAAACCTTGAGGCATTAAAAGAGAGCATAAAGTAA
- the ispE gene encoding 4-(cytidine 5'-diphospho)-2-C-methyl-D-erythritol kinase: MELIEKAPAKINLGLDVLYKRPDGYHELEMVMSSVDLADHLFFEELSEDRIIVETNKAFLPVDQRNNVYQAALLLKKKYQIKKGVKIVVKKNIPVAAGLGGGSTDCAAALRGINRLWNLGCSLEELAEIGLEVGTDVPYCVYGQTAYVGGKGEIVQLLPAMPSCWVILVKPKMSVSTRTVFREIDTQKIQHQDIAGLADALRQQDYQKMLTKMGNSLEDVTGKRHPIIHQIKERMIKYGADAALMSGSGPTVFAVCQHYSRAQRVYNGLKGFCEEVYLVRTL; the protein is encoded by the coding sequence ATGGAATTGATTGAAAAAGCACCAGCGAAGATAAACTTAGGGTTAGATGTGTTATATAAAAGACCAGACGGGTATCATGAGTTGGAAATGGTGATGTCAAGTGTAGATTTAGCTGATCACTTGTTCTTTGAAGAGCTATCGGAAGATCGAATCATTGTTGAGACGAATAAAGCATTTTTGCCGGTAGATCAGCGTAACAATGTGTATCAAGCCGCATTGTTGTTAAAAAAGAAATATCAAATCAAAAAAGGCGTAAAAATCGTTGTGAAGAAAAATATTCCTGTCGCTGCTGGATTAGGCGGCGGAAGTACGGATTGTGCAGCGGCATTGAGAGGCATCAATCGATTGTGGAACTTAGGCTGTAGCTTGGAAGAATTGGCTGAGATCGGTTTGGAAGTAGGGACAGATGTTCCATACTGTGTCTACGGTCAAACAGCGTACGTAGGTGGAAAAGGTGAAATCGTCCAATTGTTACCGGCAATGCCTTCTTGTTGGGTCATTCTTGTAAAGCCTAAAATGAGTGTTTCCACGCGAACTGTTTTCCGAGAAATCGATACGCAAAAAATCCAACACCAAGATATTGCTGGATTGGCTGATGCGCTTCGTCAACAAGATTATCAAAAAATGTTAACGAAAATGGGTAACAGCCTCGAAGACGTGACAGGAAAACGTCATCCGATCATTCACCAAATCAAAGAGCGAATGATCAAATACGGTGCAGATGCTGCTTTGATGAGTGGCAGCGGGCCAACGGTTTTTGCTGTTTGTCAACATTATTCCAGAGCCCAAAGAGTCTATAATGGATTAAAAGGGTTTTGTGAAGAAGTGTATCTTGTCAGAACGCTATAA
- the mprF gene encoding bifunctional lysylphosphatidylglycerol flippase/synthetase MprF, whose product MKNKLQIMIQWVKSHQLILKLIFFGSILVFVANQVANIAQGMSWQDVWHTMEQQRHSTLAWMILAGLIGVAPMLLYDWVTIRVLEKQGKPKMSRKDFLLSAWITNTINNLAGFGGIVGASLRASFYGKHTNRKMVLATVSKVALFLLTGLSIWSLLTFINVFFLQSDSVFRGYWIWLFGGSFLAPIIFLFAYLKRKTLFAEFYPKGLVGLFAASFGQWTGALVVFLLIGRLMAVDISLWSLYPMFIIATLIGMLTMVPGGVGTFDVLMILGMSQLGVRQDIALVWLLYYRLFYYVLPFLSGVILFLTHTGVKINRFLDNIPRLFFQKIAHFVLVCAVYFAGIMMVLLSTITNLSTVSRLFQILLPFSFDFLDQMLNLLIGFLLLGLARALAMKVKKAFIPTIALLAFGIINTVMRTLSWQLIVVYLLILLAVWFSRKEFYRKKFVYSWGAILFDACLFGFLFVVYAIAGYHRGSFWVGDLTANRFILFPYEDVWFSGLIGLGISLLALVALYQYLAADTGFGESLDQTRLDRLLTTYGGTAASHYLHLPGYTYFYYQEEDQDQVVFGYQIKGNKCFVLGDPIGDPAKIRKATHEFLKKADCFGYQLAFYKVSESYVVMLHEAGFHFTKVGEAAVTDLSSDALQWRTKQIELQRLTNEGYHFTWYDELPEELFEPIHEVSQKWLDGSREKHFSVGYFDKEYLLMSGIGVVRKEQQIVGFITSQPINGRQAGYDLLRYLPNQPNSLGDYLLANLLAVYRQKGYVEANLGLAPLANVGETDFSFLQEKVMRIIYNYGNFFYSFQLAYEEKQRYVTHWEGRYFAYMKGSSFTLATLQLFLLIGKGKEKGTSLAEEVLTEL is encoded by the coding sequence GTGAAAAATAAATTACAGATCATGATCCAGTGGGTGAAATCACATCAGTTGATTTTAAAACTGATATTCTTTGGATCGATCCTTGTTTTTGTGGCGAATCAGGTCGCCAATATTGCCCAAGGGATGAGTTGGCAAGATGTCTGGCACACGATGGAACAACAGCGTCATAGCACGCTTGCATGGATGATTTTAGCAGGATTGATCGGCGTTGCCCCGATGTTGCTTTACGATTGGGTCACGATCCGAGTATTGGAAAAACAAGGGAAACCTAAAATGAGTCGCAAAGACTTTTTGTTATCGGCTTGGATCACGAATACGATCAACAATTTGGCAGGATTTGGCGGAATCGTCGGAGCAAGCTTACGAGCTAGCTTTTATGGCAAGCACACCAATCGTAAAATGGTGCTTGCAACAGTCTCGAAAGTTGCTTTATTCCTGTTGACTGGGCTTTCTATCTGGTCATTATTAACGTTTATCAATGTTTTCTTTCTTCAATCTGATAGTGTTTTTCGAGGGTATTGGATTTGGTTATTTGGGGGTAGCTTTTTAGCGCCAATCATCTTCTTGTTTGCCTATCTGAAACGAAAAACATTATTTGCAGAATTTTATCCTAAAGGTTTGGTGGGTTTGTTCGCAGCTTCCTTTGGACAATGGACTGGAGCATTAGTAGTTTTCTTATTGATTGGGCGCTTGATGGCGGTAGATATTTCTTTATGGTCATTGTACCCGATGTTTATCATTGCCACATTGATTGGCATGTTGACGATGGTACCCGGCGGTGTGGGGACGTTTGACGTGTTGATGATCTTAGGGATGAGTCAACTAGGTGTGCGGCAAGATATTGCGCTTGTGTGGCTGCTTTATTATCGCTTGTTCTACTATGTACTCCCATTTCTATCTGGCGTCATTTTATTTTTGACACACACAGGAGTTAAGATCAATCGATTTTTAGATAACATTCCTCGATTGTTTTTTCAAAAGATTGCTCATTTTGTTTTAGTGTGTGCTGTTTATTTTGCGGGGATCATGATGGTCTTGCTTTCGACGATCACCAATCTTTCGACGGTCAGTCGTTTATTTCAAATACTTTTGCCTTTCTCATTTGATTTTTTAGATCAGATGTTGAATCTGTTGATCGGTTTCTTATTGTTAGGTTTAGCTAGAGCTTTAGCGATGAAGGTCAAAAAAGCATTTATTCCGACAATTGCTTTACTTGCTTTTGGTATCATCAATACAGTGATGCGAACGTTGTCGTGGCAATTGATCGTTGTCTATCTTCTGATATTACTCGCGGTCTGGTTCTCTCGCAAAGAGTTTTATCGTAAAAAGTTTGTTTATTCATGGGGAGCTATTTTATTTGATGCGTGTTTATTTGGCTTTTTATTTGTTGTTTATGCCATCGCAGGCTATCATCGTGGTAGTTTTTGGGTAGGTGACTTAACTGCCAATCGCTTCATTCTCTTCCCTTATGAAGACGTCTGGTTTTCTGGATTGATTGGCTTAGGGATCTCTTTACTGGCGTTAGTTGCTTTGTATCAGTACTTGGCCGCAGACACAGGATTTGGTGAATCTTTAGATCAAACTCGTTTAGATCGCCTTTTAACGACCTATGGCGGGACCGCAGCTAGTCATTACTTGCATTTACCTGGATACACTTATTTTTATTATCAGGAAGAGGATCAAGACCAAGTAGTGTTTGGGTATCAAATCAAGGGAAACAAATGTTTTGTTCTGGGTGATCCAATTGGTGATCCAGCTAAAATACGTAAAGCTACGCATGAATTTTTAAAGAAAGCTGATTGTTTTGGTTATCAGTTGGCATTTTATAAAGTTTCAGAAAGCTATGTCGTTATGCTTCACGAAGCGGGATTTCACTTTACGAAAGTTGGCGAAGCCGCCGTCACTGATCTTTCTTCTGATGCGCTTCAATGGCGAACAAAGCAAATCGAATTGCAACGTTTGACGAATGAAGGCTATCATTTTACTTGGTATGACGAATTACCTGAAGAATTATTCGAACCAATCCATGAAGTGTCGCAAAAATGGTTGGACGGTTCTCGTGAGAAACATTTCTCAGTAGGCTATTTCGATAAAGAATATCTCTTGATGAGCGGAATCGGTGTTGTTCGCAAAGAACAGCAAATCGTTGGCTTTATTACTTCACAACCGATCAATGGGCGTCAAGCAGGGTATGATCTGCTACGGTATCTACCGAATCAGCCGAATAGTCTAGGCGATTACTTGCTTGCCAATTTATTGGCTGTCTATCGTCAAAAAGGCTACGTAGAAGCGAATCTTGGGCTTGCGCCACTGGCGAATGTCGGAGAGACAGACTTTTCATTCTTGCAAGAAAAAGTGATGCGGATCATCTATAATTATGGTAATTTCTTTTATTCTTTCCAATTAGCCTACGAGGAAAAACAACGATATGTCACACATTGGGAAGGGCGTTATTTTGCGTATATGAAAGGAAGTAGTTTTACCTTAGCCACGTTGCAACTATTCTTATTGATCGGTAAAGGAAAAGAAAAAGGAACAAGTTTAGCAGAAGAAGTTCTGACAGAATTGTAA
- the proC gene encoding pyrroline-5-carboxylate reductase — protein MKIGFIGTGNMAQAIIHGILANDLVAKEEIFVSSGHYENAQRFAGKVGVTACQSNQEVADKAEIIILAVKPKIIESVLHDLRDHRKQQLFISIASGKSLKTLEQALDPEAAIVRVMPNVNVSVGAGVSAICKNQAATNDQLAQATKIFEAIGSVYPLAEDDFSTFIGLAGSSPAFIYMLIDAMGRTGVLHGLPKKTATEIAAKAILGSCQKFLASDENPWELVDQVSSPGGTTVAGVVALEEAGFIPAIIKGITKTIEKDLEML, from the coding sequence ATGAAAATCGGATTTATCGGTACAGGAAATATGGCTCAAGCAATTATTCACGGGATCTTAGCAAATGATCTTGTGGCTAAAGAAGAGATTTTTGTCTCAAGTGGACATTATGAAAATGCACAACGTTTTGCTGGTAAAGTAGGCGTCACTGCTTGTCAGAGCAATCAAGAAGTTGCTGACAAAGCAGAGATCATCATCCTAGCAGTAAAACCAAAAATCATCGAATCGGTATTGCATGACTTGCGTGACCACCGTAAACAACAGTTATTCATTTCCATCGCTTCAGGAAAATCACTTAAAACATTAGAACAAGCGCTTGATCCAGAAGCAGCCATCGTTCGTGTGATGCCCAATGTCAATGTGAGTGTCGGTGCTGGCGTTTCGGCAATCTGTAAAAACCAAGCAGCAACAAATGATCAGCTGGCACAAGCGACAAAGATCTTTGAAGCGATCGGCAGCGTTTATCCTTTAGCCGAAGATGATTTTAGTACATTTATCGGCTTAGCGGGAAGCTCACCTGCTTTTATTTATATGTTGATCGATGCAATGGGGCGTACTGGTGTCTTGCATGGACTACCGAAAAAAACAGCAACCGAGATCGCAGCCAAAGCAATTTTAGGTTCTTGTCAAAAATTCCTCGCAAGCGATGAAAATCCTTGGGAATTAGTTGACCAAGTTTCTTCCCCTGGTGGTACAACAGTTGCTGGTGTCGTTGCATTGGAAGAAGCTGGGTTTATCCCCGCAATTATTAAAGGTATTACTAAGACGATCGAAAAAGATTTAGAGATGTTGTAG